Proteins found in one Triticum urartu cultivar G1812 chromosome 4, Tu2.1, whole genome shotgun sequence genomic segment:
- the LOC125553964 gene encoding guanosine nucleotide diphosphate dissociation inhibitor At5g09550-like produces MDEEYDVIVLGTGLKECILSGILSVDGLKVLHMDRNDYYGGESTSLNLAKIWKRFKGSDTTPDHLGVSKEYNVDMVPKFMMANGALVRVLIRTSVTKYLNFKAVDGSFVYNNGKIHKVPATDVEALKSNLMGLFEKRRARKFFIYVQDYEEDDAKSHEGLNLHKVTTRELISKYGLEDDTIDFIGHALALHRDDSYLDEPAIDTVKRMKLYSESLARFQGGSPYIYPLYGLGELPQAFARLSAVYGGTYMLNKPECKVEFDESGKAFGVTSEGETAKCKKVVCDPSYLPDKVKKVGRVARAICIMKHPIPDTKDSHSVQIILPKKQLKRKSDMYVFCCSYAHNVAPKGKFIAFVSTEAETDKPEIELKPGIDLLGPVEETFFDMYDRYEPVNAAEEDNCFLTTSYDATTHFETTVKDVLALYSKITGKELDLSVDLNAASAGENDAA; encoded by the exons ATGGATGAGGAGTACGACGTGATCGTGCTGGGGACGGGGCTCAAGGAGTGCATCCTCAGTGGCATCCTCTCCGTCGATGGCCTCAAG GTTCTTCACATGGACAGGAATGACTACTACGGTGGAGAATCTACATCCCTGAATCTGGCCAAG ATCTGGAAGAGATTCAAAGGCAGCGACACCACTCCTGACCATCTGGGTGTCAGCAAGGAGTACAACGTCGACATGGTGCCCAAG TTCATGATGGCCAACGGTGCATTGGTACGTGTCTTGATCCGCACCAGCGTGACAAAGTATCTGAACTTCAAGGCCGTCGATGGCAGCTTCGTCTACAACAACGGGAAG ATCCACAAAGTCCCTGCGACAGATGTTGAAGCCTTGAAATCTAACCTAATGGGATTGTTTGAAAAGCGCCGCGCTAGGAAGTTCTTCATTTACGTTCAGGACTACGAAGAGGATGACGCGAAGTCACACGAAGGCCTAAATCTGCACAAAGTCACGACGAGGGAACTCATCTC CAAATATGGACTGGAGGATGACACGATTGACTTTATTGGTCATGCATTGGCACTTCACCGCGATGACAGCTATCTCGATGAGCCCGCAATTGACACTGTCAAGAGAATGAAG CTGTATTCGGAATCATTGGCACGCTTCCAAGGTGGATCACCTTATATCTACCCCTTGTATGGTCTAGGAGAGCTCCCTCAG GCATTTGCTCGTCTGAGCGCTGTTTATGGTGGCACATACATGCTTAACAAACCAGAATGCAAG GTTGAGTTCGATGAGAGTGGTAAAGCATTTGGTGTGACATCCGAAGGGGAGACGGCAAAATGCAAAAAAGTTGTTTGTGACCCATCATACTTGCCTGACAAG GTGAAGAAGGTCGGAAGGGTGGCGCGTGCGATATGCATAATGAAGCATCCCATTCCTGACACCAAAGATTCTCACTCCGTGCAGATTATCCTCCCAAAGAAACAGCTGAAGCGCAAATCAGACAT GTACGTGTTCTGCTGCTCGTACGCTCACAACGTTGCACCGAAAGGCAAGTTCATCGCCTTTGTGTCGACTGAAGCTGAGACCGACAAGCCTGAGATCGAGCTGAAACCCGGGATCGATCTGCTCGGCCCCGTGGAGGAGACGTTCTTCGACATGTACGATCGATACGAGCCTGTTAATGCTGCTGAGGAGGACAACTGTTTCTTGACAACT AGCTACGACGCGACCACCCATTTTGAGACAACGGTGAAGGATGTACTCGCCTTGTACAGCAAGATCACTGGAAAG GAACTTGATCTTTCCGTGGATCTGAATGCTGCCAGTGCCGGTGAAAATGATGCCGCTTGA